The following coding sequences lie in one Labrus bergylta chromosome 5, fLabBer1.1, whole genome shotgun sequence genomic window:
- the cttnbp2nla gene encoding CTTNBP2 N-terminal-like protein isoform X1: MLEFSKTSEGHMKSKLNMDSLTKPELLMLFSILEGELEARDVVIDALKAQHKELYIQERYSRYNLSDPFLALQRDTEAVGGQTKDTGSSSPTSNPLVVLKLVVSHCRRMQEKMLAQLAAAESRHRRVIADLEEERRRHAEDTAEGDDVTYILEKERERLQQQLDFERSQVRRLEKEQRRITDQLEEERAQHKQLSCALAKECKWASARALEEGHRLTELSRKHDKEKEACQALRMELEEERRRALRMEARVEEQLAEFDTEREQLRSRLKKEEAHCCQLQQQVEELKRKFDDSNIIRNVTDVVPAPEEAEKKEWAKKVPLRKQDTIKVEDFEEDGNPQPVHQKVTNGHHCLIETNENQSPDTTSEKICLQNESENQTHTSLSTLPPSSPCASPVLAKCPQGSPSPAGYQSPYQAGINQRFHAARHKFQGTIDPESQPQATQPPLSPKDTPAVSSSPSPEPSPVKQMARSTVTQVLSRFTTAQQSVAPKLAAPNNSPFGTDYRNLAAPLSPIIGRAAGVLPQGIRSPTIARADRGIPPPIPPKKPGLAQAPPSPATVPRSNSHFSDSPLSGSCGLTSSQEGVKELDMVVSSN, translated from the exons ATGCTGGAGTTTTCAAAGACCTCGGAGGGACACATGAAG TCCAAGCTGAATATGGACAGCTTGACCAAGCCAGAGTTGCTGATGCTCTTCAGCATCCTGGAGGGAGAGCTGGAGGCCCGGGACGTGGTCATCGATGCTCTAAAG GCCCAGCATAAAGAGCTGTACATCCAGGAGCGATACAGCAGGTACAACCTGAGCGACCCCTTCCTGGCTCTGCAGAGAGACACCGAGGCTGTCGGGGGTCAGACCAAGGACACAGGCTCTTCATCCCCCACCTCCAACCCTCTAGTAGTACTCAAACTGGTGGTGAGTCACTGCAGGAGGATGCAGGAGAAGATGCTAGCCCAGCTGGCTGCAGCAGAGAGCAGGCACAGAAGG GTTATTGCagacctggaggaggagaggaggaggcacGCTGAGGACACAGCAGAGGGAGATGATGTCACCTACATCCTTGAGAAGGAGAGGGAGCGCTTACAACAACAG CTGGACTTTGAGCGGAGCCAGGTTAGGCGGCTGGAGAAAGAACAGCGGCGGATCACTGACCAGCTGGAAGAAGAACGGGCTCAGCACAAACAGCTATCCTGCGCCTTGGCCAAAGAGTGCAAGTGGGCGAGTGCCAGAGCTCTGGAGGAGGGTCACCGGCTGACTGAGCTGAGCCGCAAACATGACAAG GAGAAAGAGGCTTGTCAGGCCCTGAGaatggagctggaggaggagaggaggagagcccTGAGGATGGAGGCGagggtggaggagcagctggcTGAGTTCGACACAGAGAGGGAGCAGCTTCGCTCACGTTTGAAGAAAGAAGAGGCTCACTGTTGTCAGCTTCAGCAACAG GTagaggagctgaaaaggaagTTTGATGATTCGAACATTATAAGAAATGTAACGGACGTAGTTCCAGCTCCAGAggaggcagaaaaaaaggagtggGCAAAAAAAGTTCCTCTGAGGAAGCAAGACACTATTAAGGTTGAGGACTTTGAGGAAGACGGGAACCCACAACCTGTGCATCAAAAAGTCACCAACGGTCACCACTGTCTGATAGAGACAAACGAGAACCAGAGTCCAGACACCACCTCAGAGAAGATCTGTTTACAGAATGAAAGTGAAAACCAGACCCATACATCACTCTCCACCCTCCCTCCGTCTTCACCTTGTGCTTCTCCTGTTCTTGCTAAATGCCCACAAGGCAGCCCGAGCCCTGCAGGCTACCAGTCTCCATACCAGGCCGGGATCAACCAGCGCTTCCACGCTGCCCGCCATAAGTTCCAGGGCACCATTGACCCCGAATCCCAGCCACAGGCCACGCAGCCCCCCCTCTCTCCAAAGGACACCCCGGCTGTGTCGAGCAGCCCCTCCCCAGAGCCCAGCCCAGTGAAGCAGATGGCGCGGAGCACAGTCACTCAGGTCCTGTCCCGCTTCACCACAGCCCAGCAGAGCGTCGCACCGAAACTGGCAGCGCCCAACAACTCACCCTTCGGTACGGACTACCGAAACCTGGCAGCACCCTTGTCTCCTATCATTGGAAGAGCGGCAGGAGTGCTCCCACAGGGGATCAGATCTCCCACCATCGCACGGGCAGACAGGGGTATCCCTCCACCCATCCCACCTAAGAAGCCCGGACTGGCACAAGCCCCTCCCTCCCCCGCCACAGTGCCCAGGTCAAACAGCCATTTCTCAGACAGTCCCCTCTCAGGCAGCTGTGGCCTAACGTCCAGCCAGGAGGGAGTCAAAGAACTGGACATGGTGGTGTCTTCTAATTAA
- the cttnbp2nla gene encoding CTTNBP2 N-terminal-like protein isoform X2 translates to MLEFSKTSEGHMKSKLNMDSLTKPELLMLFSILEGELEARDVVIDALKAQHKELYIQERYSRYNLSDPFLALQRDTEAVGGQTKDTGSSSPTSNPLVVLKLVVIADLEEERRRHAEDTAEGDDVTYILEKERERLQQQLDFERSQVRRLEKEQRRITDQLEEERAQHKQLSCALAKECKWASARALEEGHRLTELSRKHDKEKEACQALRMELEEERRRALRMEARVEEQLAEFDTEREQLRSRLKKEEAHCCQLQQQVEELKRKFDDSNIIRNVTDVVPAPEEAEKKEWAKKVPLRKQDTIKVEDFEEDGNPQPVHQKVTNGHHCLIETNENQSPDTTSEKICLQNESENQTHTSLSTLPPSSPCASPVLAKCPQGSPSPAGYQSPYQAGINQRFHAARHKFQGTIDPESQPQATQPPLSPKDTPAVSSSPSPEPSPVKQMARSTVTQVLSRFTTAQQSVAPKLAAPNNSPFGTDYRNLAAPLSPIIGRAAGVLPQGIRSPTIARADRGIPPPIPPKKPGLAQAPPSPATVPRSNSHFSDSPLSGSCGLTSSQEGVKELDMVVSSN, encoded by the exons ATGCTGGAGTTTTCAAAGACCTCGGAGGGACACATGAAG TCCAAGCTGAATATGGACAGCTTGACCAAGCCAGAGTTGCTGATGCTCTTCAGCATCCTGGAGGGAGAGCTGGAGGCCCGGGACGTGGTCATCGATGCTCTAAAG GCCCAGCATAAAGAGCTGTACATCCAGGAGCGATACAGCAGGTACAACCTGAGCGACCCCTTCCTGGCTCTGCAGAGAGACACCGAGGCTGTCGGGGGTCAGACCAAGGACACAGGCTCTTCATCCCCCACCTCCAACCCTCTAGTAGTACTCAAACTGGTG GTTATTGCagacctggaggaggagaggaggaggcacGCTGAGGACACAGCAGAGGGAGATGATGTCACCTACATCCTTGAGAAGGAGAGGGAGCGCTTACAACAACAG CTGGACTTTGAGCGGAGCCAGGTTAGGCGGCTGGAGAAAGAACAGCGGCGGATCACTGACCAGCTGGAAGAAGAACGGGCTCAGCACAAACAGCTATCCTGCGCCTTGGCCAAAGAGTGCAAGTGGGCGAGTGCCAGAGCTCTGGAGGAGGGTCACCGGCTGACTGAGCTGAGCCGCAAACATGACAAG GAGAAAGAGGCTTGTCAGGCCCTGAGaatggagctggaggaggagaggaggagagcccTGAGGATGGAGGCGagggtggaggagcagctggcTGAGTTCGACACAGAGAGGGAGCAGCTTCGCTCACGTTTGAAGAAAGAAGAGGCTCACTGTTGTCAGCTTCAGCAACAG GTagaggagctgaaaaggaagTTTGATGATTCGAACATTATAAGAAATGTAACGGACGTAGTTCCAGCTCCAGAggaggcagaaaaaaaggagtggGCAAAAAAAGTTCCTCTGAGGAAGCAAGACACTATTAAGGTTGAGGACTTTGAGGAAGACGGGAACCCACAACCTGTGCATCAAAAAGTCACCAACGGTCACCACTGTCTGATAGAGACAAACGAGAACCAGAGTCCAGACACCACCTCAGAGAAGATCTGTTTACAGAATGAAAGTGAAAACCAGACCCATACATCACTCTCCACCCTCCCTCCGTCTTCACCTTGTGCTTCTCCTGTTCTTGCTAAATGCCCACAAGGCAGCCCGAGCCCTGCAGGCTACCAGTCTCCATACCAGGCCGGGATCAACCAGCGCTTCCACGCTGCCCGCCATAAGTTCCAGGGCACCATTGACCCCGAATCCCAGCCACAGGCCACGCAGCCCCCCCTCTCTCCAAAGGACACCCCGGCTGTGTCGAGCAGCCCCTCCCCAGAGCCCAGCCCAGTGAAGCAGATGGCGCGGAGCACAGTCACTCAGGTCCTGTCCCGCTTCACCACAGCCCAGCAGAGCGTCGCACCGAAACTGGCAGCGCCCAACAACTCACCCTTCGGTACGGACTACCGAAACCTGGCAGCACCCTTGTCTCCTATCATTGGAAGAGCGGCAGGAGTGCTCCCACAGGGGATCAGATCTCCCACCATCGCACGGGCAGACAGGGGTATCCCTCCACCCATCCCACCTAAGAAGCCCGGACTGGCACAAGCCCCTCCCTCCCCCGCCACAGTGCCCAGGTCAAACAGCCATTTCTCAGACAGTCCCCTCTCAGGCAGCTGTGGCCTAACGTCCAGCCAGGAGGGAGTCAAAGAACTGGACATGGTGGTGTCTTCTAATTAA